A DNA window from Odocoileus virginianus isolate 20LAN1187 ecotype Illinois unplaced genomic scaffold, Ovbor_1.2 Unplaced_Scaffold_5, whole genome shotgun sequence contains the following coding sequences:
- the ADRA2C gene encoding alpha-2C adrenergic receptor: MASPALAAALAAAAAAAAGPNASGAGDGGNGRVANGSGAPWGPPPGQYSAGAVAGLAAVVGFLIVFTVVGNVLVVIAVLTSRALRAPQNLFLVSLASADILVATLVMPFSLANELMAYWYFGQVWCGVYLALDVLFCTSSIVHLCAISLDRYWSVTQAVEYNLKRTPRRVKATIVAVWLISAVISFPPLVSLYRQPDGAAYPQCGLNDETWYILSSCIGSFFAPCLIMGLVYARIYRVAKLRTRTLSEKREPAGPDGASPTTENGLGAGENGHCVPARRPRAEVEPEDSSAAAERRRRRGALRRGGRRRGAGEGAADAEGAGPGMVTAEPGALAAARSPGPGGRLSRASSRSVEFFLSRRRRARSSVCRRKVAQAREKRFTFVLAVVMGVFVICWFPFFFTYSLYGICREACQVPGPLFKFFFWIGYCNSSLNPVIYTVFNQDFRRSFKHILFRRRRRGFRQ; the protein is encoded by the coding sequence ATGGCGTCCCCGGCGCTGGCGGCGGcgctggcggcggcggcggcggcagcggcgggcCCCAACGCGAGCGGCGCCGGCGACGGGGGCAACGGCAGGGTCGCCAACGGCTCGGGGGCCCCCTGGGGACCGCCCCCGGGCCAGTACTCGGCGGGCGCCGTGGCGGGGCTGGCGGCCGTGGTGGGCTTCCTCATCGTCTTCACCGTGGTGGGCAACGTGCTGGTAGTGATCGCCGTGCTGACCAGCCGCGCGCTGCGCGCGCCGCAGAACCTCTTCCTGGTGTCGCTGGCTTCTGCTGACATCCTGGTGGCCACGCTGGTCATGCCCTTCTCGCTAGCCAACGAGCTCATGGCCTACTGGTACTTCGGGCAGGTGTGGTGCGGCGTGTACCTGGCGCTAGACGTCCTCTTCTGCACCTCGTCCATCGTGCACCTGTGCGCCATCAGCCTGGACCGCTACTGGTCCGTGACCCAGGCCGTCGAGTACAACCTGAAGCGCACGCCGCGCCGCGTCAAGGCCACCATCGTGGCCGTGTGGCTCATCTCGGCCGTCATCTCCTTCCCGCCGCTCGTCTCGCTCTACCGCCAGCCCGACGGCGCCGCCTACCCGCAGTGTGGTCTCAACGACGAGACCTGGTACATCCTGTCTTCCTGCATCGGCTCCTTCTTCGCTCCCTGCCTCATCATGGGCCTGGTCTATGCGCGCATCTACCGGGTGGCCAAGCTGCGTACGCGCACGCTCAGCGAGAAGCGCGAGCCCGCGGGCCCCGACGGCGCGTCCCCGACCACGGAGAACGGGCTGGGCGCCGGCGAGAACGGGCACTGTGTGCCCGCGCGCCGCCCGCGCGCCGAAGTGGAGCCGGAGGACAGCAGCGCGGCGGCCGAGAGACGGCGGCGCCGGGGCGCGCTGCggcggggcgggcggcggcgcggggccgGCGAGGGGGCCGCGGACGCCGAAGGCGCGGGCCCCGGGATGGTGACGGCCGAGCCGGGCGCGCTGGCCGCCGCGAGGTCCCCAGGCCCCGGCGGACGCCTGTCCCGCGCCAGCTCGCGCTCCGTCGAGTTCTTCCTGTCGCGCCGGCGCCGGGCGCGCAGCAGCGTGTGCCGCCGCAAGGTGGCCCAGGCGCGGGAGAAGCGCTTCACCTTCGTGCTGGCGGTGGTCATGGGCGTGTTCGTGATTTGCTGGTTCCCCTTCTTCTTCACCTACAGCCTGTACGGCATCTGCCGCGAAGCCTGCCAGGTGCCTGGCCCGCTCTTCAAGTTCTTCTTCTGGATCGGCTACTGCAACAGCTCGCTCAACCCGGTCATCTACACCGTCTTCAACCAGGACTTCCGGCGCTCTTTCAAGCACATCCTCTTCCGACGGAGGAGAAGGGGCTTCAGGCAGTGA